The following coding sequences are from one Musa acuminata AAA Group cultivar baxijiao chromosome BXJ2-4, Cavendish_Baxijiao_AAA, whole genome shotgun sequence window:
- the LOC103980185 gene encoding UDP-glucose 6-dehydrogenase 4, giving the protein MVKICCIGAGYVGGPTMAVIALKCPSIEVVVVDISVTRIAAWNSDQLPIYEPGLEDVVKQCRGRNLFFSTEVEKHVCEADIIFVSVNTPTKTRGLGAGKAADLTYWESAARMIADVSKSDKIVVEKSTVPVKTAEAIEKILTHNSKGINYQILSNPEFLAEGTAIQDLFNPDRVLIGGRETPEGQKAVQALKEVYANWVPEDRIITTNLWSAELSKLAANAFLAQRISSVNAISALCEATGANVAEVAYAVGKDSRIGPKFLNASVGFGGSCFQKDILNLVYICECNGLPEVANYWKQVIKINDYQKSRFVNRVVSSMFNTVAGKKIAVLGFAFKKDTGDTRETPAIDVCKGLLGDKAKISIYDPQVTEDQIQRDLAMNKFDWDHPIHLQPMSPTAVKEVTVTWDAYEATKGAHGVCILTEWDEFKTLDYSKIYQNMQKPAFVFDGRNVVDSDKLREIGFIVYSIGKPLDPWLKDMPAVA; this is encoded by the coding sequence ATGGTGAAGATTTGCTGCATTGGTGCCGGCTATGTCGGTGGCCCAACCATGGCTGTCATTGCTTTGAAATGCCCCTCCATCGAGGTGGTAGTTGTAGACATTTCTGTCACTCGCATCGCTGCATGGAACAGCGATCAGCTCCCGATCTATGAGCCAGGCCTTGAAGATGTCGTCAAGCAGTGCCGAGGGAGGAACCTCTTCTTTAGCACTGAGGTTGAGAAGCATGTCTGTGAGGCTGATATCATCTTCGTCTCGGTGAACACCCCAACCAAAACTCGTGGTCTTGGTGCAGGTAAGGCTGCTGATCTTACCTACTGGGAGAGTGCAGCTCGCATGATTGCCGATGTCTCAAAATCTGACAAGATCGTGGTCGAGAAGTCCACTGTCCCTGTTAAGACTGCTGAGGCTATCGAGAAGATCTTAACCCACAACAGCAAAGGCATCAACTACCAGATCCTCTCCAACCCAGAGTTCCTCGCAGAGGGTACGGCAATTCAGGACCTATTCAACCCTGACCGAGTCCTAATTGGAGGCAGGGAAACCCCGGAGGGCCAGAAGGCTGTCCAAGCACTGAAAGAAGTCTATGCCAATTGGGTCCCTGAGGATAGAATCATCACAACCAATCTGTGGTCTGCGGAACTCTCCAAGCTTGCTGCTAATGCCTTCTTAGCTCAGAGGATCTCATCGGTGAATGCCATTTCGGCACTCTGTGAGGCCACAGGAGCAAATGTGGCTGAGGTGGCCTATGCTGTTGGAAAGGACTCCAGGATCGGGCCGAAGTTCTTGAATGCAAGTGTTGGATTTGGTGGCTCCTGCTTCCAGAAGGACATCCTGAACTTGGTCTACATCTGCGAGTGCAATGGTCTCCCGGAGGTGGCCAACTATTGGAAGCAAGTTATCAAGATCAATGACTACCAAAAAAGCAGGTTTGTGAACCGTGTGGTCTCCTCCATGTTCAATACTGTGGCTGGAAAAAAGATTGCTGTACTTGGGTTTGCATTCAAGAAGGACACTGGAGACACAAGGGAGACTCCAGCCATTGATGTTTGCAAGGGCCTTTTGGGTGATAAGGCCAAGATTAGCATCTATGATCCCCAAGTGACCGAGGACCAGATCCAGCGTGATCTTGCGATGAACAAGTTTGACTGGGATCACCCTATCCACCTCCAGCCGATGAGCCCAACGGCTGTGAAGGAAGTGACTGTGACCTGGGATGCCTATGAGGCCACCAAGGGAGCACACGGGGTCTGCATCCTGACCGAGTGGGATGAGTTCAAGACACTGGACTACTCAAAGATCTACCAGAACATGCAGAAACCTGCTTTTGTCTTTGATGGACGCAATGTGGTGGACTCTGATAAGCTTAGGGAGATCGGTTTCATCGTTTACTCAATTGGGAAGCCATTGGATCCATGGCTGAAGGACATGCCTGCTGTGGCCTAA